The Thermococcus henrietii genome segment GGATGTTCTCAGCCACCACCGCGAAGCCCCTTCCGTGCTCTCCGCTCCTCGCGGCCTCTATTGCGGCGTTGAGAGCCAAAAGGTTCGTCTGCTCCGCGATGTTGCCGATGACCTCGACGATTTCGCCAATTCTGCGTGAGTGCTCGACGAGTAGCGACAGGGCCTTCTCCATATCCTGGTTGACCTCGTTGATGCTCGCGACGTTCAAAGCCACGTTGTCGGAAATCTGCTTGCCCTTCTCAGCCATGTTAGCCGTTTCGAGGGCGTAATCGGTCAGCGCCTGAGCTTGGGTGTTCATTTCCTCTATGCCCGCCGTAAGTGTCTGGATGTAGTCCCCGAGCTCTGCCACGCGGGAGCGCTCCTCTTGGATGAGCGTGAGCAGACCGTTGGAGTCAAGGGAAACCCCAAAGTCCGCGCTCTCCAGAAGCGACGTTGCCTTCTCGTCGGCGTTCTTGAGCTCTTCAAGGACATCACGAACTTCCTTCGGAACGCCTACCCTCTCAATCCTGACCTCCCTCTTTGACTTGGCTTTCTCAGCTATGCGGAGAAGACGGGAAGCGGTTTCCGAATCAAAGCCCTCAAGGGGGACGTGCTCTCCATCGATGAGCCTCTCAAGAACGTCGAGGAGGTCTTCCCTTCTGGGACTGGAAGAGAGGTAGAGTCCAACGACCAGAGCAGTGCCGATGCCCGCTATTGCACCCACCGCTAGAGAAACCGCAGAACCCGCGAGCGTGACCACTGGAACCGATAGCACCGAGGCGAGAGTTACTGACCTGCCCATGGGCGCACCCCCTGACTGGTACTTATTGTCACTTCAGGGATAAAAGACTTTCGTATGTATGTAATAACCAAAGCTACGAGTCACCATAATAACCCTTGGATTCGTAACGACCTGCGTATGCACCTACACAACCATCTACACTAAAGGCTTTTTACGAGAAAAAGCCCATAAACTTGTAGGGAATTTCGTTGAGCCCCCAACGGGCTCGCCTTCATCCCGGACATTCACCAAGGTGAGTGAGCCGTATGATGGACTACAAGGACCCCGGCTACCTGAAGATTAAGGAGGAGCTCTTTCGGCACCTCAAGGTTAGCAGTGACGCCTACAAGGATTCATACCTCATGCGAAGAATACGCGCGAGGATGAGAAAGCTGGGGATTACGAACTTCATGGAGTATTACCGCCTGATTAGGACCAACAAAAAGGAGCTAGACGAACTGCTCCTGACGGTGGCCATAAACGTGACCGAGTTCTTCCGGGACCCCGTCGTGTGGAAGACCTTCGAGAGAAAGGTCATACCCGAGCTCGTGAAGATAAAGAGGGAACAACACAGCTCCTCGCTCAAGATATGGAGCGCGGCCTGCTCCACGGGACAGGAGCCCTACTCAATAGCGATGACCCTCTACGAGGCCCTTGGAGAGAACCTCGGCGGCTTCAGGGTGCAGATACTCGCGACCGACATAGACAGGGAAGCCCTTGCAGTCGCGATGCGCGGCGAATACCCGGTTGACGTCGTTGAGAAGCAGGTTCCGAGGCACATGATACCTAAGTACTTCACGAGGGTCAGCGACGAGCGCTACCGCGTCTCACCGAAGGTGAAGAGGCTCGTTAAGTTCCAGCAGTTCAACCTCTTCAGCCCGAGGTATCCAACGGGTTTCGACGTCATATTCATCCGCAACGTGCTGATTTACATCAAGAGGGAGGCGCAGGAGGAGATATTTGCCAAGCTGTACGACTCCCTCGAAGACCACGGTTTCCTGATTCTGGGTAAAACCGAGACGATACTCGGAAACGCGGCAAAGCTGTTCAAATTGTACGACCTCGTCGCGAGGATTTATCGCAAGAACCTGGAGGTGAAGAAGCATGGCTCGGGTTTTGGTCGTAGATGACGCCGCCTTTATGCGCATGCTCCTGAAGAAGATACTGACCCAGGGCGGCCACCAGGTGGTTGGCGAAGCCAGCAACGGAAAGGAGGCCGTTCAGAAATACCAGGAGCTCAAGCCCGACGTGGTAACGATGGACATAGTCATGCCGGAGATGGACGGAATAACGGCCGTCCGCGAGATAAAGAAAATCGACCCCAACGCCAAGATAATCATGATTACCGCCGTCGGGCAGGAGAGCAAGGTCATGGAAGCCCTCAAGGCCGGCGCCTCTGGATACATCGTCAAGCCCTTCCAGGCCCCGAAGGTGCTTGAGGAAATCAACCGCGTACTGTCGAGTTAGGGTGAGTGATGATGCCCCTGAGCTCACCCAAGAAAAAGATTAGGGTACTCGTCGTTGATGACTCCGCCTTCATGCGCAAGATACTCAGGGATATAATCAACTCCGACCCCGAGCTAGAAGTCTGTTGCGAAGCCCGTGATGGAATCGAGGCCATAAACATGGTCAAGCTCCACAAGCCCGACGTGGTAACGCTCGACATTGAGATGCCACGAATGAACGGCCTCGACGCCCTCAGGGTTATAATGAAGCAGAGCCCGACGCCGGTAATCATGGTGAGCGCACTCACGCAGGAGGGGGCCGAGGCAACGATAAAGGCCCTCGAGTACGGGGCGATTGACTTCATCCCCAAGCCCAGCTCTTCCATTTCCCTCAGCATGAAGGAGATGAAGGACGAGATAATCGCGAAAATCAAGGAGGCAGCGAAGGTTCCAAGGAGATTCCTTGAGCTCAAGAGGACGAGACTGCTGAGGGCCCAGAAGAGCAAGGTCAAGAGGAAAGGGGTTCCCGCGAGGATTGCGGTTGCAATGGCGGCCTCAACCGGTGGACCGCAGTCCCTCCTCAAGGTTTTCCCCAAGTTCCCCGAGCACCTCGGCGCGGCAATCCTGCTCGTCCAGCACATGCCCCCCGGCTTCACGAAGTCCTTCGCCAAGAGGCTCGACAGCGTCAGCAAGCTCAACGTGAAGGAGGCGGAAGACGGCGAGCCCATCGAGGAGGACTGGGCCTACGTTGCACCGGGCGACTACCACATGGAGGTCGAGCTGAGGCGCGGAAAGCCCGTGATAACCCTCAACAAGAAGCCGAAGATACACGGTGTAAGGCCTGCCGCCGACCCGATGATGATTACCGCCGCGGAGGTCTTCGGCAGGAGAACCGTCGGCGTCGTCATGACGGGAATGGGACGAGACGGGGCCCAGGGAATAGTCGCCATCAAGAAGAAGGGCGGAATCACCATCGCGCAGGACAAGGAGACCTCGATAATCTACGGAATGCCAAAGGCGGCCGCCGAGACGGGCATGGTTGACTACATCGTGCCGCTCGATAAAATCGCCGACACCGTTGTGATGGCAGTGAACAAGATAAAGCGGGGTGGTGGCGGTGGAGGACCTTTCACAGTACCTTGATGAGTTCCTCGCCGACGCGAGGGATAGGATAGACAGCCTCAGCAACGCCATACTCACGCTGGAGAAGATAGTCAAGGAAGGTGGCAGTGAGGAAGAGAAGAAGGCAATGATAGACCAGATTTTCCGCGACGCCCACACGCTCAAGGGTACGGCCGCGACGATGGGCTTCATGAAGCTCAGCGAAGTGGCCCACAAGATGGAGAACCTCTTCGACCTCGTCAGGAGCGGTAAGATTGAGCCAACTCCCGAGCTTATAGACGTTCTCCTCGAATTTCTCGACATAATAGAGGCGATGGTCGACAACATCGAGGAGACCGGGGAGGAGGGCGACTTCGACGTTGACGAGCTCTTCGAAAAGGCCCAGAAGTTCTTCGACCAGGCGGGGGCAGGCGGTGGAAAGAAGGAAGAGGAAAAGGAGGGGAAAGAGGAGAAAGCCCCCGAAGAGGGAGAATCTGAAGAAGCTGGGGCGCCAGAAGCTCCCCCCGCCGGCAACCGCTACCTCGTGAAGGTCTACTTCCAGAAGGACGCCCCCCTGAGGGGGGTCAGGGCTTTTCTCATTCTCTCCGACCTGGAGGAGCTTGGAGTCGTCGTCGAGACCAACCCCGAGAGGAAGGTCATCGAGGACGGAAAGGCAGACGTTGATGTGCTCGAGTTCGTCATAGAGACCGAAGAGGACCCGGAGAAGATTAAAACAGTCGTTTCTCGGCATCCCGAGGTTGAGAAGGTCGAGGTTCAGACGCTCGGCGGCGAGACAGTTGCGAGCGGAGAGGGCGCAAAGGTTGAGGGAGGAGAAAAGAAATACGAGGTCACCGTTTACCTCCAGAAGGACGCCCCACTCAAAGGTGTTCGCTCTTATCTCGTTCTCCAGGACCTTCAGAAGGTTGGCCTCGTTGAGAAGACCGAACCAAATGAGATTGACATCCAGAACGGCGAGCTGATTGACGGTTACTACTTCAGGGTCATTCTGAGGACGAACCTCAACAAGGAGGACATAGTTAAGATAATCACCAAGCACCCGGACGTCGAGAGCGCCGACGTTAGGGAAGTAGGAGAGGGCGCTCCGGCCCAGGCCCAGCCCAAAGCCGAAAAGAAGGAGGCGAAAAAGGAAGAGAAGGCCGAAAAGAAAGGGAAAAAGGCCATAAAAGGCCCGATAAAGACGCCAAAGGTCAAGATTTCCAAGATAATCAAGGTGGACGTGGGGCACCTAGACAGGCTGATGAACCTCGTCGGTGAGCTCGTCATCACCAAGGGAAGGCTTGAGCAGATAGCGGAGAGGCTCGGCGACAGGGAGCTTCTCGAGACGCTGTCAACGCTCTCAAGGCTCCTCACCGAGCTGCAGGACGAGATAATGGAGATGCGTCTCACACCGGTCGCAGAGGTCTTCAACAAGTTCCCGAGGATGGTCCGTGAGCTCGCGAGGAAGATGGGCAAGGAAGTTGAGTTCATCATCGAGGGAGCGGACATCGAGGTTGACAGGACGATACTCGACAAGCTCGGTGACGTTCTCGTCCACCTCCTCAGGAACGCCATAGACCACGGCATTGAGCCACCGGAGGAGCGCGAGAAGCTCGGCAAGCCGAGGGCGGGAAGGCTTGAGCTCATAGCAAAGCGCGAGAGGAGCCACGTCGAAATAATCGTCAGGGACGACGGAAGGGGGATAGACCCTGAGAAGATTAAGAGGAAGGCCGTGGAGAAGGGCCTCATAACCCCGGAGCAGGCCGCGGAGATGAGCGACGAGGAGGCGATAAACCTAATCTTCCTGCCGGGCTTCAGCACCAAGGACCAGGTCACGGACGTTTCTGGAAGAGGAGTTGGTATGGACGTCGTCAAGGAGGTCGTCAAGAGCCTCAACGGAAGCATAGCCGTTTACAGCGAGGTCGGAAAGGGAACGACCTTCGTGCTCAAGCTGCCCGTGAGCATGGCCATCATCCAGGCGCTCCTCATCAAGGTGCAGGACGAGGTCTACGCGGTTCCGATAAACAACATCCTTGAGAGCATCGAGATAAAGCGCGAGAACCTCAAGAGCATCGGCGGAAAGGAGGTCATAGTTCTCCGCGGTGAGATTATACCTGTCATAATGCTCCACGAGCTCTTCGGCCTGCCGATGCCCGAGCTTGAGGAGTTCCCGGCCTTGGTTGTTGACCTCGGCGCCCAGAAGGTGGCCATAGGAGTTGACGAGCTTCTCCACAAGAAGGACATCGTCATCAAGAGCCTCGGCAAGATGCTCTCGCACATCAGCGGCTTCGCAGGAGCGACCATACTCGGTGACGGTAGCGTCGTGCTGATTATCGAGATTAACGGTCTCCTCGGAGGTGGGCGTGGTGGAATCTGAGAACTACGAGGAGTACATAAAGAACCTCGACGAGGTCGCAAAGAGCGCGCTGGTCGAGACCTTCAACATAGGTGCCTCCAGGGCGGCTGACGCGCTCAGCGAGATGACAGGTTTGACGGTGAACATCACGGTTCCGGAGATAGAGATAACCTCCATCAAGTCCGTCCCAGAGAAGGTCGGTGAGGACGTTAAGGTGGCAGTCTACATACAGCTCAGCGGGGGCTTCGAGGGCCACGCGTTCTTTTTCCTCGACTTTGAGGATGCTCTCAGGATATTCGACCTCATGATGGGCCAAGAACCCGGGACGACGACCGAGTTTGACGATATGGTTGCGTCGGCCGTCATGGAGATGGGAAACATCCTAATCTCTGCCTTCGCCAACGCCCTCAGCGAGTTTCTCGGAACGGAAATCAACCAGACGCCGCCGGACATTGCGATTGACTTCACCCCAGCGATACTGGACTTCGCGCTGGCCGACGTTGCCCAGCACTGCGACTACACGATGCTCCTCAAAACCGAGATGAAGATTGAGGGAATAGAGTTCAAGGAGCACTTCACGATTATCCCGCATCCGGCCTCGATGAAGAAGATTGTTGATACCCTGCTGGGGGGATTCGTATGAGCGGGCACAAGAACTGGTTTTCGGAGTGGTATCAGGACATATTTAGGGAAGCCTCCAACATAGCGATGAGCCACGCTCTCACGGCGCTCTCGAACATGATAGGCGAGATAGAGATGGAGCCCCCGACCGTCAGCGTAATTCCCAGGGCAAAGTTCCTCCACGAGCTCGCAAGCAAGGGAATAACGAACAGTTTCGTTGTGATGTTCGACATAACCGAGGGGCTCAGCGGTTTGACGATACTCCAGTTCCCCAAGGAGAGTGCCAAAGCGCTCGTCATGACGCTCCTTGGAATGGACCCCGGCGACGAGGGAATAGACGAGATGGGACGCTCGGCGATAATGGAGATAGGCAACATACTGATTTCGGTTTACACGGACATCCTCGCCAAGCTCATTGAGGAGCCGGTGTCGCTGAGCCCGCCAAAGCCAGCCGAGAGCCTCTACGACGTTGAAAAGGAGCTGTCAAGGCCCGACCTCAGGGATGTCACCGAGGTCATAATGTTCAAGACACGCTTCTATCAGAAGGACACGGGAATAGAGAGCCTGTTCTACCTTGTGCCAACCAAAGACGCCTTTGACAAGCTCGTCGGCAAGCTTGAGGCCCAGGTGAAGGACATCGAGCCCGAGATACCGCCCGAAGAGACGATAGAGCCCGGGGAAGAGGTAGGGGAGAGCAAGGTTGAGGAAACCACCGAAAGCCCCCAGGAGGAAGCCCAGGAAAGCACCACGGAAGGTTCCGAGCCTACAATCAACGAGCAGACAGAGGGTTGAACCTTGCCGATGGAGATAAAGGTCGGCATCGGCGACTACGCGGTCGGCAAGAAGGAGGGGATAATCAGCACCTACGGGTTAGGTAGCTGTGTCGGTATAACCCTCTACGACCGCCTAACCAAGGTTGGCGGTCTGCTCCACGCGCTCCTGCCGGAGGCGAGCTACTACGGCAACAAGGGAAACCCGGCCAAGTACGTCGATACCGGCCTGCAGTTGCTCATCAGGGACATCCAGAAGCTCGGCGGAAACCCGAGGAGGGCCGAGGCAAAGCTCTTCGGGGGGGCGCACATGTTCACCAACGTGACCAACGAGAAGCTGATGATAGGGCAGAGAAACGTCGAAGTGGCGAAGCGGGAGCTCAAGAAATACGGCATAAGACTGGTCGCGGAGGACACAGGCGGAAAGGGCGGAAGGACGATTTACCTCGACCTATCAACGGGTAAAGTCAGGATGAGGAAGGTTTCAGGTGGAAAAGTCATCGAGAAGATTTATTGAATCAGGAACACGAGGGGGTGATTCGATGAACTTCAGGACGAAAATTGTTGGTATCGTTGTCGTTTCGCTGTTCCTCGTGGCAGTGATAGCCAGCGCCATGATGCTGTACACGGGAAACCACACAAGCGACATAATCCAGCAGAAGCTAGCACCAGAGGTGGACTACCAGGCCAAGGAAATGACTATGGCGCAGGCAAACGCACTCGCGGAACAGTTCAGCGGGTTCTTCAGGGAGGTCGAAGCCCTCGGACGGGCCACGCAACAGCTCACCATAATATCGCTGAACGACCTGAACAAGACTGGGACGCCATTTGGAAGTCCCGGCTACGCTGAAAAGCTGAAGCCCCTGCTCCTCGAACGCTTTTCAACGATAGCCAAAGCGGAGCCAAAGCTCAGCGCGGTGTACTTCGGCGACGTGAACGGCAACATGTACATTTATCCTGAGCAGAAGCTTCCGGCCGGTTACGACCCGAGGAAGAGGCCGTGGTACCAGGAGGCAGTCCAGAAGAACGGACCGGTCTGGAGCCAGCCCTATCGCGACGCCTCAACCGGAAAGTGGGTCGTGACTTACGCCGTTCCAGTCTATTACAACGGTAAACTCGTTGGTGTCATTGGTCTGGATGTGTTCATAGACACGCTCGCAAAGGCCGTTACAAGCGTTAAGATAGGAAAAACGGGCTACGCGTACGTCGTCGGTCCAAACGGCCTGATATACATCCACCCCGACCCCCAGATTGAGATGAAGCTCAATGTCTTCAAAGAGCCCAGCCTCAAACCCGTCGCCGAGATAATCAAGAGCGGAGAACCAAACGCCACGACGATATACACATGGGAAGGGGTGCGCGCCGTCGCCGCGGGTGTTAAGATTCCCGAAACGGGATGGTACGTCTTCGCCAAGGTCCCAGTCAGCGAGATAAGTGCGGGCATAATAAAGGCGGTGGACGACACGAGGAAGACAACCCAGAGGGCGGCACTGTACATGACGCTCATAATCCTCGCGATATCCGCCGTTCTCGTTGGCGCCGCATACAAGATTACCCAGAGCTCGATAAAGCCCCTGGAGGAGCTCAAGCGCGTGGCGCAGGCTTTGGCTGAGGGCCGGCTGAGTGAGGTGAATAGGGAGCTTAAGAGGATTCGGTACTTGGAGGACGATGAGATTGGTGCGCTCATCAAGGCCTTCGAGGCCGTAGGAAAGGACCTCGTTGGAACCTTAAACACGATAGCGACAAAACTCGAACGCCTCGCCGAGGGTGATTTAAGCAACGGCCTCAGCATGGAGGCCAAGGGTGAACTCAAAGAAATCCTCGAAGACCTCAAAGACACCAACGAGAAACTCAAGGGACTAATCGGCGAAATAGTCAACGTTACCGACGAACTTGAAAAGAAGGCGAACACCCTCGCCCAGATTTCAAAGGATGTTACAGAGGCGATTAACCAGGTCAACGAGGCCGTTCAGCAGGTCAGCATTGAAGCGCAGAGACAGCAGGAGCACATCAACGAAATAACCGAGGGAATGCGCTTCGTTGCAGAAACCAGCGCCGAAAGCGTCAGGGCAATGGAGGAGTTCGAAGGAGCCGTTGGAGAGGTAGTGAACATCGCCAACGAAGGCAGGGAGAAGAGCGAGGTCTCGGCCCAGCAGATAGAGAGCATCCAGGAGACCATGAGCAAGATTGAGCACGCCGTTACAAAGGTCGCGGAGATGAGCAGGAGTATTGAGGAGATTACGGATGTGATTACGAATATTGCCGAGCAGACGAACCTCCTTGCCCTCAACGCGGCTATTGAGGCGGCTAGGGCTGGGGAAGCTGGTAGGGGTTTTGCCGTCGTTGCCCAGGAGATTAGGAAGCTTGCCGAGGAGAGCAAGCAGGCTGCAGACAACATCAAGAACATAATCGACCAAATAACCACCGAAATCAGGGACGCAGTGGAGAGCACGGAGAAGGGCGTTGAAGTGGTTGGCGAGAGTGCCGAGACCCTCAGGGAGACGATAACCTACCTCGGCAACATCGCCGACCTCCTCCAGGAGGCCAGTGGTCGGATGGGTGAGGTGAAGGAGCAGATTATCCGCACGCAGGAGGAGGTTGATAAGGCGTTGCGTGCTTTGGAGAATTTGGCTGCGAGTGCTGAAGAAACTACAGCCAGTGCTGAGGAGGTTAGTTCTGCCGTTGAAGAGCAGACTGCTGCCACTGAGGAGCTTGAGAGGGCCGCTAACGACTTGAAGAGAATCGTCGAACAACTCAGGGAAATCATCAGCAAATTCAAACTGTGACTTTCGTTGTTTCCCTTTCCCACTTTGAGGGGGTGAGAACGTGGACTGGGTAATGATTGCAGTCATCGCGGTCGTGGTGTTGCTCGGCATGGTGGTTACAGCGTACATCATCACCAACGCCATTAGCAACCAGATGGGAGAACTCTACGCGGCGCTGCTCGAGCGGGAGCTGAAGAGCGAGAGCCCCGCCCCGAAAAGGGAGGAGCCCAAGAGAGTCCCCAAGGAGGAGAAGAAGCAGATGAGCGTCTCGGGGGTTAACGAGGAGGAGCTCATCAAGAAGCTTCGCCAGGTCATCGACGAGAAAGTCCAGCGCGTCCTCGACGAGGCCAGGCACAAGAAGGAGAGGCTCCTCATGCTCCTCGACGTCGCGAGAGGCTACACCCTTGGATACATAAGCGAGGACGAGTACAACGCGTTCCTCATGAAGGTCCTTGCCGAGCTCGACGAGTTCAAGAAGCTCTGGCTTGCGCGCTTCCCGAGCCAGAAGGACAAGGAGAAGCTCAACCAGGTGATAGCGTACGTCGCGAGGACGAAGCTCCCGATTACGGTCAAGAGCAAGGACGGCAAGACGGCCGTTAAGCTCCCGCCGGAGGAAGCCCTTATAAGGATAACGAGTAGCATCAACAACGCTATAAACATCCTCGACGAAATGATATCCTCGCGCGGCGGGAACCCAGCGGTAACGCCCCTCGAGGTTAAGCTCTCGCAGGAGTGCGAGAAGCTCCGCGCGAAGGTTGAGAAGCTGGAGAAGCAACTCGAAGAGTACCAGGCCCTCACGTGAGGGCGGAAGGGATGAGCCATGGCCGTCACAGAAACCCGGGTCAAGGTAGCCATAATCTCGTCATGGAAGGGCTCTGGTAGGGTAAACTGGCGCGATGCCCTCGGGGTTATTCAGCACGATAGGCTTATTCTGAAGTATCTTCACATGGGGGAGGTCGTTGGCGAGGACAACTTCCCGTTCTCGTCCCTGACGGACCTGGCCGTGAACGTTCCCGACAACTATAAGCTCAACCCGGAGAAGGAGCACTTCGGGATGAAGTTCTACGTCCCCGGAAGGGGCGACCTCACGCTCATCCTGACGATAGGCGACAACCTGCTCATATACGACGAGAAGAAGTTTCAGGAGTTCGTCCACACGATTTTCGAGACGCTTATAAACGGAAAGGCCGTGAGACTACAGCTCGCGAGGATTAAGGGCGGAGCGATAAACATGGACTCCAAGTGGCAGGACGGTTCGCTGAGGATAGTCTCCGTCAAGTCCGCCAAGAAGGGAAAAACCGAGAGGAACATCGTGGTTCTCGACCCCGACATGAGGCCCATCCCGATATTCTCGGACGTTGAGGACATGGACGTCGAGGAAGTTGACATGGACGGTAAGAAGGTTCAGGCGTGGAAGATAAAGCACTTCTACGTGAGCGAGACCGTAACGTCCTACCTCTACATCCCCGAGAAGAAGACGAGGCTCTTCATCCTGCGCTACCTGCTCAAGTACATACCAGGCTACTTTGAGTTCATCATGAAGGTCTCGAAGGAGTTCCCAACGCTCCAGGCGGAGTTCAAGGAGGTAATGGAGAAAGAACTTAAAGAACTTGAAAGCCTCGACGAGACGGAGAAGCAAATACTCATGGCGCTCTACTCCGGTCTAAACCCGCTCGAGATACACCAGTTCCTCGGCCTCAGCGAGAGGGAAATCGAAGAAATCTACGACAGGATGATAGACAAGGGGCTCCTCAAGATAGTCATGATAAGGAAGGTCGTAGACCTCACGAGGGAAGGAAGAAAAATAGTGAACAAGCTAATCGAATACGGCCTCGTCTCTATGTGAACCTCCTCAGGAGTAGCACCGCAACGGCGAGGAGAACTATGAACCCAGGCCCGCATATCGAACTCTTCTGGCTTCCTTTCATTGCATCGACGTTGACCACGTAGAACGTTGAACTCGCGGTTCCAATTACCGCCTCGTTGCCCCTCACCGCTATGCTCCTAACGTAGCCCGTGTTCGGGAGCTCGCCGAGGGTCTTTCCGTCCTTCGGGTTGATGGCGTAGAGGTTTCCGACGCTGTAAACGTAGGTCGTTCCGTTCTCGGCCTTGCTCACGAACCTACCGGTTCCAGCCAAGAGAACGCCGTCGGTGTAGGCAAGGACCTTAACGCGGTAGGGGAACTTCCGCTCCCAAAGGGTTTTTCCGGAGGGCAGTTCAACGGCGACGAGCGTTCCGTTTTTGCCGTCGTAACCACTGACGTAAGCCGTATCGTTGAGAATCAGAATGTCTTCGGTGTAGAAGAGGCTCTCGTTGAGGAGCACCTTTCCACTCGGGGAGACCACGTAGAGACGGCCCTTGGAGTTGTCCCAGCCGGTTCCAAGGACCGCGTTGCCCTTCCAAACCTCCAAATCCCTGACCCAGTGACCGAAGCTCACGTTCCAGAGAAGCTTTCCTTGGCGGGAAATTCCGTAGAGCGAGCCGAACTGCCACTTTCCAACGTAGCCCGAGGGAAAGCCTGAGCTCGCGTAGATTACCCCCCCAACACGAATCCGGGTGAGCATGTCGTTGAAGGTGATGTTCCAGAGGGGGGTGAAGTTCCCGTTGAGCTTTACGGCGTAAACGTGACCCCTGTACGAGGTCCGGTTACCTGAGACGTAGAAGTCGCCGTCCACGAGGTAAGCGGTTTCCCCTGAGATTGCGAAGTCGTAGAGCTTGTTAAGGACGTCGTATGTGGCCACGACACGACCCAGGTTGTTGAACTTCAGGAGACCACCGAAGCTCCCCACGAGAAGACCTCCCCGAACGGGTACAAGCTTAACTGTGTAGCCGGAGGAGTTCTGCCACAGTTTGGTTCCGTTGAGCGAAAAAGCCGCGAGGTTACCCAGGTAGTAGATTTCAACGAGGCCCTTTGAACCCACCACCTGTCTGTAGGAGCAGGCGGCGTAAACTGTCCCATTCGTGAGGGCAACTGCCTCTATGCTCTTCTGGTACTTCACGTTCTCGCAGAGGGTTCCCTTCCACAGCACTGGATTCTGAGACGCTGAAACGCTTCCGAGCAGAAGAAACGCCAGTAAAGCCACTAAAATCACTGGAACGCTTCTCTTCATGGCCAATCCCCCAAAAGGAGTGGTGAAAAGCTTATATAAACCTTTGCCGTACTCCACTTGGTGGAAGAGATGGAGGAGGAGTTCGACCTAAGGGAGGCACTGGCGACGGGAGAGAGGCTCCAGGAAATCGTGGCAAGGGCTTCCATAGACAAGGAATTCCTCAAGGAAGTTCTTGAGCTTCTCGACGATGACCTCTGGACGGTTCAGAAGAACGCCCTCCGAGTCGTCGTCGAGGTCCTGAGGG includes the following:
- a CDS encoding chemotaxis protein CheD, with protein sequence MEIKVGIGDYAVGKKEGIISTYGLGSCVGITLYDRLTKVGGLLHALLPEASYYGNKGNPAKYVDTGLQLLIRDIQKLGGNPRRAEAKLFGGAHMFTNVTNEKLMIGQRNVEVAKRELKKYGIRLVAEDTGGKGGRTIYLDLSTGKVRMRKVSGGKVIEKIY
- a CDS encoding methyl-accepting chemotaxis protein, yielding MNFRTKIVGIVVVSLFLVAVIASAMMLYTGNHTSDIIQQKLAPEVDYQAKEMTMAQANALAEQFSGFFREVEALGRATQQLTIISLNDLNKTGTPFGSPGYAEKLKPLLLERFSTIAKAEPKLSAVYFGDVNGNMYIYPEQKLPAGYDPRKRPWYQEAVQKNGPVWSQPYRDASTGKWVVTYAVPVYYNGKLVGVIGLDVFIDTLAKAVTSVKIGKTGYAYVVGPNGLIYIHPDPQIEMKLNVFKEPSLKPVAEIIKSGEPNATTIYTWEGVRAVAAGVKIPETGWYVFAKVPVSEISAGIIKAVDDTRKTTQRAALYMTLIILAISAVLVGAAYKITQSSIKPLEELKRVAQALAEGRLSEVNRELKRIRYLEDDEIGALIKAFEAVGKDLVGTLNTIATKLERLAEGDLSNGLSMEAKGELKEILEDLKDTNEKLKGLIGEIVNVTDELEKKANTLAQISKDVTEAINQVNEAVQQVSIEAQRQQEHINEITEGMRFVAETSAESVRAMEEFEGAVGEVVNIANEGREKSEVSAQQIESIQETMSKIEHAVTKVAEMSRSIEEITDVITNIAEQTNLLALNAAIEAARAGEAGRGFAVVAQEIRKLAEESKQAADNIKNIIDQITTEIRDAVESTEKGVEVVGESAETLRETITYLGNIADLLQEASGRMGEVKEQIIRTQEEVDKALRALENLAASAEETTASAEEVSSAVEEQTAATEELERAANDLKRIVEQLREIISKFKL
- a CDS encoding CheF family chemotaxis protein; amino-acid sequence: MAVTETRVKVAIISSWKGSGRVNWRDALGVIQHDRLILKYLHMGEVVGEDNFPFSSLTDLAVNVPDNYKLNPEKEHFGMKFYVPGRGDLTLILTIGDNLLIYDEKKFQEFVHTIFETLINGKAVRLQLARIKGGAINMDSKWQDGSLRIVSVKSAKKGKTERNIVVLDPDMRPIPIFSDVEDMDVEEVDMDGKKVQAWKIKHFYVSETVTSYLYIPEKKTRLFILRYLLKYIPGYFEFIMKVSKEFPTLQAEFKEVMEKELKELESLDETEKQILMALYSGLNPLEIHQFLGLSEREIEEIYDRMIDKGLLKIVMIRKVVDLTREGRKIVNKLIEYGLVSM
- a CDS encoding outer membrane protein assembly factor BamB family protein, translated to MKRSVPVILVALLAFLLLGSVSASQNPVLWKGTLCENVKYQKSIEAVALTNGTVYAACSYRQVVGSKGLVEIYYLGNLAAFSLNGTKLWQNSSGYTVKLVPVRGGLLVGSFGGLLKFNNLGRVVATYDVLNKLYDFAISGETAYLVDGDFYVSGNRTSYRGHVYAVKLNGNFTPLWNITFNDMLTRIRVGGVIYASSGFPSGYVGKWQFGSLYGISRQGKLLWNVSFGHWVRDLEVWKGNAVLGTGWDNSKGRLYVVSPSGKVLLNESLFYTEDILILNDTAYVSGYDGKNGTLVAVELPSGKTLWERKFPYRVKVLAYTDGVLLAGTGRFVSKAENGTTYVYSVGNLYAINPKDGKTLGELPNTGYVRSIAVRGNEAVIGTASSTFYVVNVDAMKGSQKSSICGPGFIVLLAVAVLLLRRFT